Proteins encoded within one genomic window of Terriglobus sp. TAA 43:
- a CDS encoding RNA polymerase sigma factor produces MQEGSLSALLNLLGDGPESSGTAYGSLHQRLTRYFRINACADPEQLSDEVLNRLAKIAASDAASIASPTAFALGIARHVLQENIRAELREVEAGRSWQSSRKIADPDEEIVLQAIDVCLADMPAAKSDLLRTYYESIGKQKIEHHRQLAKRLGISINTLRNRLMRARRELDACVRKQLSDVSSKNRT; encoded by the coding sequence ATGCAGGAAGGATCACTCAGTGCGCTCCTCAACCTGCTTGGCGATGGCCCGGAGTCGTCCGGTACGGCCTACGGCAGCCTGCACCAACGCCTCACGCGCTACTTCCGCATCAATGCATGCGCTGACCCGGAACAACTCTCCGACGAAGTGCTGAATCGCCTTGCGAAAATCGCGGCGAGCGACGCCGCCTCCATTGCCTCCCCAACGGCATTCGCTCTGGGGATCGCCCGCCACGTACTGCAGGAAAACATCCGGGCAGAACTTCGCGAAGTAGAGGCAGGTCGAAGCTGGCAATCCTCAAGAAAGATAGCCGATCCTGATGAGGAGATCGTCCTGCAAGCGATCGATGTTTGCCTCGCAGATATGCCAGCCGCAAAAAGCGATCTCCTGCGCACCTACTACGAGTCCATTGGCAAGCAAAAGATAGAGCACCATCGCCAACTCGCCAAGCGCCTCGGCATCTCGATCAACACTTTGCGAAACCGCCTGATGCGAGCGCGCCGCGAGCTTGATGCCTGTGTCCGCAAGCAACTGTCTGATGTTTCTTCGAAAAATCGCACTTAG